The following coding sequences lie in one Chelonia mydas isolate rCheMyd1 chromosome 6, rCheMyd1.pri.v2, whole genome shotgun sequence genomic window:
- the ZBTB42 gene encoding zinc finger and BTB domain-containing protein 42, with product MEFPDHSRQLLQCLSQQRHQGFLCDCTVLVGEAQFRAHRAVLASCSMYFHLFYRDQLDKRDIVHLNSDIVTAPAFSLLLEFMYEGKLEFNSLPVEDVLAAASYLHMYDIVKVCKGKLKDKELCLEEKMNDDVANLEKDEHFLDTGVPLVHEFDPGHKQKFSVTEYDRATNKDRVSGHPGWSSDLICVSSVSAEAESCTIAAGKTKANVNSSAGSLSQRSVNHTPASSDVDCALDLSFKPVSGRDSLHPSYVFGQLASDSQQQGTEPLVKDEQDLLSDQEDSEARSPESQHFGNSAKSLVTGLGHMFTGNGSSHAREDDIDQDRDESEDDMDSSDISSSGVLVPPGHICICPLCSKVFPSPHILQLHLSSHFRDKDGSRTRLSPDGSVPTCTLCGKTFSCMYTLKRHERTHSGEKPYTCAQCGKSFQYSHNLSRHAVVHTREKPHGCKWCERRFTQSGDLYRHIRKFHCGLLKSLVV from the coding sequence ATGGAGTTTCCAGACCATAGCCGCCAGTTGCTGCAGTGTCTGAGTCAGCAGCGTCACCagggcttcctgtgtgactgtacTGTTTTAGTTGGAGAAGCTCAGTTCAGAGCCCACAGAGCTGTTCTTGCTTCTTGCAGCATGTACTTCCATCTTTTCTACAGGGACCAGTTAGACAAAAGGGATATTGTGCATCTGAACAGTGATATTGTCACAGCCCCAGCCTTCAGTCTGCTGCTTGAATTCATGTATGAAGGAAAGCTGGAGTTTAACAGTCTTCCAGTTGAAGATGTGCTCGCTGCAGCGAGCTACCTTCACATGTATGACATTGTGAAAGTCTGCAAGGGCAAGTTGAAAGATAAAGaattgtgtttggaagaaaagATGAATGATGATGTGGCTAATTTGGAAAAAGATGAGCATTTTTTAGACACGGGAGTGCCCCTGGTACACGAGTTCGACCCGGGacacaaacaaaaattcagtgtCACAGAATATGATAGAGCAACGAATAAAGATAGGGTCAGTGGTCACCCTGGCTGGTCCTCTGATCTTATATGTGTCAGCTCTGTGTCTGCAGAGGCAGAATCGTGTACCATAGCAGCTGGAAAAACAAAAGCTAATGTCAATAGTTCTGCAGGATCTTTGTCCCAAAGGTCTGTTAACCATACCCCGGCTTCAAGTGATGTGGACTGTGCTCTGGATTTGTCTTTCAAGCCTGTGTCTGGGAGAGATTCCTTACACCCCTCCTACGTCTTTGGACAGCTGGCTTCCGACAGCCAGCAGCAGGGTACTGAGCCACTTGTTAAAGATGAACAAGACTTGCTGTCAGATCAGGAGGACAGTGAAGCAAGGAGTCCAGAGAGTCAGCATTTTGGGAATTCAGCCAAAAGCCTAGTGACAGGGTTAGGACACATGTTCACAGGAAACGGCAGTTCTCACGCAAGAGAAGATGATATAGATCAAGATAGAGATGAGAGTGAAGATGACATGGATTCATCAGATATCTCCTCCTCTGGTGTACTTGTGCCTCCTGGGCATATCTGCATTTGCCCCCTTTGTAGCAAAGTTTTTCCAAGCCCACACATCCTGCAGCTACACCTGAGCTCTCACTTCAGAGATAAAGATGGCTCAAGGACCAGGTTGTCTCCTGATGGTTCGGTGCCCACCTGTACGCTTTGTGGGAAGACTTTTTCTTGCATGTACACCTTAAAGAGACATGAAAGGACTCACTCGGGCGAAAAGCCTTATACCTGTGCCCAGTGTGGAAAGAGCTTCCAGTATTCCCACAATCTCAGCCGTCACGCAGTAGTGCATACCAGAGAGAAACCCCATGGTTGCAAATGGTGTGAAAGACGATTTACACAATCCGGTGACTTATACAGACACATCCGTAAATTTCATTGTGGCCTCCTAAAGTCCTTGGTGGTTTGa